A segment of the Candidatus Eremiobacterota bacterium genome:
ATTCTTTGCCTGCGGCAGGGAGGATTATCAGCAGAAGCTTTCTTCCGCCCATCAGGTACTGTCCACCTGGTGAGCGAGGACGGTCTTCGCGAGAAGCTTTGATGCCGCGCTTCCTTTTGAACAGTAATAGGTTTCTGTGCCGCCTGTTCCGGGATTATCCGAGGCATTCTGGTGGAGCGAGACAAAGACATCAGCTTTGCTCTCATTGGCCGCTTTGACACGGGCGCCGAGCTCTGTGGGACCCGAGACGGCATCCGTCAGGGAGGTATTGGTTTCCCTTGTCATGATGACCCTGGCGCCTTTGCTTTCGAGGTGCTGCTTCAGGTTCAGCTTCTCAAGGAATCTCGTCCGATAGGTGCTCACCGTCCTTACCGGGAGGTGCATGGCATCGGCCACTTCCTTCAAGGAGATTCAACTTGCAGCCTGGTAAATGATCGGGCGATAGCGGGGCGGCGGAATGGGCTTGTTATTCTCTCTCGCGGCGGTCAGCCAATTTTCCCTGGCGATGCGCAATTGCGCGAGTGCTTCTTCCGGAGTGGCCCCAAAAGCCGAACAATGAGAGAGATCAGGAATGTCTGCAATGTAGCCCCCATCTTCATCACTGTAAAAAATATTGATATGATAATCGCTCATATATTCACTCCTTCAAGGTAAGATTATAACGCTCCGCCAGGCTCAGGAACTGTCGGATCTGATAAGGTTTCGCTTCATTATCCACTTCTTGAAGGTTGATCTGCTCCGGGAGATCGGGATGAGAAAACACATGGTGACTTCCCGATACCCTTGACAGGGTGAAGCCAAAACCTTCAATGAGGCTCGAAAAGTCGGAAAAACGGACATTATTGAGAGAGCCCCGGACCAGACGATGTAAAAGGGCGCGCCTGTTTATACAACTACCTCCCTCGCTACCTTCTTTATCTATATCTATCATATCACAGATAATGACAACGGGCAATGAACCCTGGAGCATCTCTTCCCGGCGACAGGCAGAGATCTGCCAATATCCCGGCTCTGAGGTCGTGATAGAGGGTGGGTAGGTCTTCCAGGCAGGCGAGGTTATGCCCCTGTCACTACACCACAAGCTCCTCTTTTATGGCATAACAAGTTATCTCGGCCACTTCCTTCACCGTTTTGCCCGACGCGATGAGCTGAAGCACCTGGTGCTCCCTGTCAGAAAGCTTCCTGTAAAGCTTTTGTGGGAGGAATCATCAAGCTCGAAGGCGAGTTACAGGCTTTGATCACGGTGAGGGCTTCTTCTCGAAGAGCTCAATATACCGGCCGTACCCCTCTTTTTCCAGATCCTTCCTGGGGATGAACCTCAAAGCGGCGGAGTTCATGCAGTACCGCTGCCCCGTGGGGAGAGGCCCGTCGTCAAAGACGTGGCCCAGGTGGGAATCGGCCTTCCTGCTGCGCACTTCCGTCCTCTCAAGAAAAGAGCCCCTCTCCACTTTTTCCACGAGAGCGCCGCGGTCCAGGGGCTTCGTGAAGCTCGGCCATCCTGTCCCCGAGTCATACTTGTCGGTGGAGCTGAAAAGCGGCTCGCCTGAGATGAGGTCCACATATATCCCTTCCTCGTGGTTGTTCCAGTGTTCATTGTGGAAGGGCTGCTCGGTGCCGTTCTCCCTTGTCACGCGGTACTGCAGGGGAGTGAGCTTCTGCCTGAGGGCTTCATCTCCCGGAACCGGGGACTCCATCTTCTCTCCGGAAGGAGAAAGACCGGGGATCGGGCAGGACTTTCCTTTCCAGTGCTCCCTGATGAACTGCTCTCTTCCCGACGCTTCGCGGTAGAGCTTGTAGCGGAGGGGCTGCCTGCTGGTGTACTGCTGGTGGTATTCTTCTGCGGGGTAGAAGGGTGCCGCCTTCAGCAGCTCCGTCGCGACAGGCCTGCTGAAAATCCCTGATTTTTCAAGACCTTTCTTTGACTCTTCGGCACGCGTGCGCTGCTCCTCGCTGGCATAGAATATGGCTGTTCGGTACTGCGGCCCCCTGTCGGCGAACTGCCCCCCTCCGTCAGTGGGATCGATATGGCGCCAGAACTCATTGAGGAGCTCACCGTAGGAGATCCTCGAGGGATCATAGGTGATCTCCACCGCTTCGAAGTGGCCCGTCCTTCCCGATGAGACCTCCTCATAGGTGGGATTGGCGCCTGTCCCCCCTGTATAGCCGGAGACGACGCGCTCTACGCCGGGAAGGTCCTTGAATGCCGCTTCCATGCACCAGAAGCAGCCTCCTGCGAAAATGGCCTTGCTGCTGTTCATGGTCTTCACGTCCTTTGCTTTTGCATGATGCGATGGCGACCTTGAGAGAATGAGGAAAGCGGCGATGAATGCCAGAAGAAGAGCCGCTGCAGGAAGAATCAGCCTTTTCACCATGAGAATCACCTTCACTCATTCCCGGTGCTTACCCTGTTCTGGATGCTTGCGAGGGGAGAGAGATTCAAAGGGACGCCTGGCTTCTGCAGATCAGGCCGGTTCATTGCGGGAGCCACATGATAACCCAGGCGGGAGCCCCGCCGGGGGAAGCCCTCATTTACCGTGGTGGCACGTATGAAGAGCGTGTTCCCTCCTGCTGCACCCCCACAGAGGACTGCTGCCCTGTTTTCGAGGCATTATCCCCCTCAGGCCCTTTCGCCTTTTTCTTTTCGTCGGCCATTTCCCGGGCCTCCTCTGATAAGCCGGAGTTATCGATTGCAGGAGCCCATGTGGACCTCTGTTCCGGCGGAGCGGCATCACTCTGAGGCTGGTGGGCCGGTTTATTGCTGACTGCCCCCCCCATGGAAGGCTTCTGCGATAGATTCGTTTCACCGCCGGGCTTGTAAGTCTCCGTATTCTGCGGCCTGCCGTGAGATTTCTGTTCCATTCCCTTGAATGAAGAGATTTCCATAAATACACCTCTTTCTCTTGATTTCCGCAAGGCTGCGAAGGTGTCCCGTTTTTACCGGGACAGGACTCCCCGGTGAATGCCTCTTTCCCCCATAATCTGACGTTTCCCGCGGCATGCGGGTCCCCTGCCGGGCCTTCAACCATGATGACCTTCATCCAATGATCTAATTATCACTATTATATCCCAAGACCGCTGTCCATTTCAAGACACCCGCATTCACTCATCCCGTAGATGGGTGCACTTCCAAAAAGATACAGATGCACAATAAGGACTTTCCCCTCAGTGAGGAGGGGCATTATCCATTATTGCATGAAAACGGGAGTGCTCCCACCGGCTCCATACCTGTATCCTGGCGCAGGGCTCGGTGCCCCGCGGCACAGAAGGACACGGGGCTCCATGCTATACTCAGCATGGAGGTGCTCACCATGGCGGCTGTCGATCCCCTCTCCGGTTTTCACGGCGTAAGGCTCTCACCCGATGCGGTGATCGCGAAGTATCAGTGTCTTGACCTTCCCATGAGCCTGCTCTTCGGGAAAACAAGAAAGACGATGCCCTTGAAGCCTTCGGACGTCCTCTCCCTGGCGGAGGCCTACAGGGAAAAGAAGGAGTACCTCCTTGCCGAGGAGCTGCTCCGGGGTCTGGTGGACGGCAGGGAGCGAAGCAGCGCCCTCTTCTCTCTCGGCCTCTGCTGTCACGGCAGGGAGCGCCATGGTGAAGCGGCCCGCTGGTATGGCGAATACCTTGCGCAGTCACCCGGCGACAGTTTCCTGAAAGCGCTCGCCCAGGGGAACCTCGCCGATGCGTGCTGCGCCCTGGGCCTTTATGAGGAGGCCGAGCCGCTGTTCAGGGAGTCCCTCGCCGCATTGAAGGCAATGTTCAGCCAGGCCTACCCGAGCTGCCCTTATTACCACATGCTCAGAAACTATGCCGGGCTGCTTGAAAAAACGGGCCGGAAAGAGGAGGCGGCGCAGGTGCAGAGCGAAGCCGACGCCGAGGAGGAGCTCTTCTGGAATATCTGGGTCCGCTGCACTTAGCAACGGCACTATCCCGCACCCGGCATTGAGACTTACAGAGGAAGAAAACCACGAGGGAAGAAAAAGAAAAGGCGGGAGGTGCAGTGAAGAATGGAGATCGGCGATACCCCCTCCTTTGACAAGGTCACGAAAAGTGAGCAGTGCCTTTACCTGTCGCTTCTTAATCTTGGCCCGGATGCCGCGTGGACCCTGGACCTGCTGGAGGAAGCGATGGCCCTGAGCCCCGATCCCGACAGGGAGCTTGAGACTCTCTTCAATGAGGGCTGGCGCCATGAGCTTGTCGCCGGAACGGCGATGCTCCTCTGCGGCGCCACATCAGCCTCCCTCGAGTCCCTCTGGACCGCTTTTGACAGGGGAAGCTGGGTCTCGCCCCAGCTTTCAGTGATCGCTTCCGTGAGGGATCCCGGTTTCATAGACAAGGCGAGGCGCCGTCTGCTGACGCGGTGTCCCATTGAAAGGGGCGACAGGCATTCAATGGCACCGCTGGAAGCCTATGTGGTCCATGGGCCAGAAGGTGACAGGGAGCGATCACCCAAGAATTTCGGTGCCCTCTTTGAGCGTCTCTGGCAGCTTCCGGAAGAGCGTGAGTGGCTTCTGTCACGCTTTACCTGCGCCGACGTGCTCCGGGAGCTTTTCAAGAACAGAGATGGCGAGACCTATGCAAGGGAATGGGCACAGACAATGTCCACGCTGAGACCCCTAGTGAGCCCTCCCCGGGAAGAGGATATTCAGGAGCTTATGACACCGTGGATTACTCCCGAGGCCATAAGGGAGAGCAGAATACCTGAAGAGGTCTTCAGGTGCCTCCTGGAATACTATGACGCTCACCGGGTGGCTCTCAAGTGGCTTCTGAAAGGGAGGGAGAAGATAAAGCTCGAGCTGCAGCGCGATCTGAGCCTCCGCATCGGGAAGGAGCTCATCCCTGAGCCTTATGGCCTGAAGCTTTTTTCCCATCTCGCCGATTACCCGCCCAGGAGAGCGGCGAAGTTCAGGCAGGAAGGCCCCTCGCTCGCCATAGAGAGGCACGAGAGGATCACCCTGACAGGAGACCGCCTCCCTGGAGTCGATGCCGACCTTATCGCCTACGGCGCCAAGGATACAGGCGAAATGGGAGGCGGCGCCGCAAACGCCATCCTGGTGGCTGCCGGGGAAGAGGTACTGGATGCCCTGCGTGAAGGCCTGGCAAAAAGCGGCCGGGAGGTGGGCACCGCCGTCGTGACTGATTCTTTCAAGATCGCCGATAACTGCGGCCCCCAGTGGATCTCACACATAGTTTCAATCAAAAAGCACACTCCCCGGGGAGCCTGGTGCCCCGAGCCCGAGCGCCTGGCCGGCGGCGTGAGGAAGACAATGGAAGAGGCTGAGCGGCTCAATCTTTTCCGCGTGGCATTCGCCTCCCTCGGGACAGGGGAGGGGAGAGTGCCGCCGAAGACGGCCGCCCGGCTGATGATCGATACCGTGAGGCAGTATTTCTCTGAACACCCCGAAAACCTCTTGCAGGTGATGTTCTGCCTGCCCACAACGCGGGATTATGAAGCCTTCGAAAAACACCTGCACCAGGCCCGCCGGCACTGATTCCAGGCATTTATCACAAAAGTTGAATTCTTTCTGTTTACTGGCCTATGGTCCTGAGAAAATCTGCCAATCGCACAATTGGAATTCCCTCAAAGTCCTTTTTGAGCTGATTCAAACGCTTCGGCTGCTCTACCCGAAGGTCGCAAGAAGGCAGAGATATAGATATGCGCCCTGTGGAGCACCGAAGCAGGGGAGATAACGATCCCCCTGAATCCCCGGGGAATCTGCAGCATCATAATTCAGGTATGGGAAAAGATTTGACTAGAAAGGGGATATGACCATGACACTCAAGGATTACCTGAGCACCAAGAGAGGAATCGGTGTGCTTGCTACTGTGGATAAGGATGGAAAACCCGACCTTGCCTACTATGCCCAGCCATTCTATATGGGCGACGAGACAATCGCCTTCATCATGGCCGACCGTCTCACGCATAAAAATACGGGGGAGAACCCCCATGCCGCTTACCTTTTCTACGAAAGAGACGCTCATTTCAAGGGCCGGAGGTTCTTCCTCACGAAGCTCAAGGAAGAAACTGATAAAGACAAGATGTATGAGCTCATGAAAGAGAGAGACAGCAAGATGGCCGAGGAGTATAAAGAGGCCGCGAAATTCCTTGTCTATTTCCACGTGGACAAGGTCCTGGACATATTCGGCGACTGCAAGGACCAGGAGTGCTTCTAGGAGGGCATCCTTCCGCCACTCCCTTCTTCTTCCGGTCATTATCAGAGAATTGAAGAAGGCGCTTGACGAAGCGGCATGTCAAATACTGCGCCGGATCTTCCACGCAATAGTCGACAGGTGGCCCGAAAGAAAGGGGACCTCTTCATAAAGGGGCTCACGAAGCTTTTGTTTCATCACTTCATATGGATGAGGTTGAAAGAACTGAGCATCCTCTTCTTCGTTACCGGCTTGGGGGTGTGGTGCTTCTTTACGGGGCGGCAGCGGCTGGATAAATAATGATTTTATTGTTCTCCTTTGCCCACTTCAATGAGCTGGCGAGGATGCTGAAGCCGTCATAGCTCAATTCGATCTTTCCCTTCAGAACAAAGGAAGAATTCCCGTTGCCGCAGGGTTTCCCCTCATTGACTATTCTTACCTGCGCGGGAAAATCCGGGGGGAGGACAATCGTGCATCGTCTTTTCTCCGGCTCATAAAGCGTGGGGATATCCCTTATCCGCATCCGGAAGGTTCCGCCTTTTTCGAGAAGCTGGATGCCTGATTTTATAAGGAAAATTCCCTCCCTCAGCCTCACCAGGTCTGTTGAAATAAACATCTCGCTCAATCCTGAAGGTGCTGCTGAAAGGTCCACGACGACTCTCGCGCCGGGTTTTTTCAGGAATTCCTCATAGGTGCCTTCCCGCTCTTTCCACACCCGTGAGCAGAAGGTCTCTTGTTTTTCAAGGATATCCTGAAAATCGTATCTCTGCTTTATGGAGGCTGTGTCATAGGTCGCGGCGCCGTAATCGAGCTTCTTTCCCACAGATTTTGCCAGGAGCTCATCAAGCCAGACTCCATCTTTCCATATCTCCTCCTTCCACTGGAGCGCAAGCCTGTCCAGGGCCAATCCCTCGGCCAGCCCGAGCTGATAGGAGGGGAGAGAGAGGTTCCCCCTGTCCCCTTCAGAGACAAAACGAAGGGACTGGAGAAGATAATTTCTCACTTCGGGACACCGGTATCCATGAAATTCCCTCGATTCCCTGATGGCGGGTCTATACCCGTTGCCGGTCTTCTCCGTAATTCGATATCCGACATACGTGGCCAATCCCTCCGTATACTCAGCTTTATTTTCCATCTCCATGTCCCCGGGAGTGAGTCTGGATCGCCTCTCCGACCGTATCAGAAGGAACTCTTCGATGCGCTTCCTGAAGCGGGAGGGTGTGGAAAGCGCTTCATAGAGCAGCTTCCCCTCAAGATCCTTCATAGCATTGTTCCAGGGGGAGAACTCAGGATAATTGTTGCACACGGGATAAAACATCTTCCGGATGTTCCTGGTCATCTGCCAGCCGTGAAATGCTTCGTGGATGAAGATGGGAATCATGAAATCAATCGTCACTTCTGTCTTTAGCTTCTGTATCTCCCGGAGCTTCTGATAAAATATCGGATAAAGCTGATACGCAGGAACGGCCAGGATTTGTGTGCCTTCCAGGGGCATACTCATTGCGGCTAAGCCCGGAATGAGCGGTCTGTCGGTGAGGTAGAGCGGCTCTGTCCATCCAGGGAGGGTGAGAGGCGCAAACTCCTTCGGAGGCGAGGGATGACCGATCAGGAGCTCGGAGCTTCTGCCATGCAGCAGGATGGGAACGTGAGAAAAGTCGAAGCCCGGCCATATCTCCGGCGTCATACTTCCCAGGTTCCTGGCCTCCCTGACGATTTCCAGGTCCATTGGTGAGAAATCACTGAGTATCCCCCTGCCGGGGACCTGCTCAGCTCCGAATGCCTGGCAGGCGGATATGGTCAGGGCTGTCGCAACCACAATGGCCAGAAGCACCCATAGCCTGATGGCTTCTCTCATAGCACCTCACCAGCTCTCTCTTCTTAAATTAAGAGGAATCTGCATTTCGGCTGCCCCCGGCCTCCGCAACGTCCGTTTTAAATTTACCTTCAGGCGGCACCATCCGTTTTCCTGATTTCAGACTGATGGAATGGGTGGGACAAACTCCGATACAGGTCGCGCAGGAAAAACAGTCCGGTATTGTTCGTTCACGCTTCAGAATTGCCTCCATGACAGAAGACGGGCACGCTTTCGCGCATGCTTCGCAGGCGATACAGGTGTCGTAGTCGACGTGTATCTTGAATATGCTTATCTTCTCAACAAGCCAGCCCACAAGACCAAAGGGGCAGAAGAGATGACACCATGGCCGGTATATGAAGAGCCCGGCGATAAGTATCGCTCCGATAAATATCCAGCCATGGAAAGCGACAACAGAGGGTTTATAAATTTTAAAAGGATCGACAGCGCCTATAATATCAAAACCCCACGCGAAGGCGCCAATGGCAAGTGCGCAAAATGTGGCGATACGAATTGTGTTAGTCACCACAAAAGGAAGTTTTATTTGAAAAAATAGGCCTGTCCTGTCGTTGTCTTTCCGGTTTAAACGAAAAACAGCATCCTGAAGAGTGCCGAACTGGCATCCCCAGGAGCAGATGAATTTATTGGCGAGAAAAACCGTAACAAGGAAGAGTGAAAGGGCAATCAAGCGGGGAGGAAAAATAACCCCCTTCGTCCCCAAAAGAACAACGGCATCCTTCACGGTACCCATGGGGCTTGGGTCTGAGCCAAGAATGACTCCGAAAACCGCGACAGCGACAAAGTAGAAAATTCTCCGAATCTTCGGTGTAATTAAACCCTTGCGCATAAACACAAAAACCAT
Coding sequences within it:
- a CDS encoding N-acetylmuramoyl-L-alanine amidase translates to MHLPVRTVSTYRTRFLEKLNLKQHLESKGARVIMTRETNTSLTDAVSGPTELGARVKAANESKADVFVSLHQNASDNPGTGGTETYYCSKGSAASKLLAKTVLAHQVDST
- a CDS encoding type II toxin-antitoxin system HicB family antitoxin, which codes for MSDYHINIFYSDEDGGYIADIPDLSHCSAFGATPEEALAQLRIARENWLTAARENNKPIPPPRYRPIIYQAAS
- a CDS encoding type II toxin-antitoxin system HicA family toxin — encoded protein: MLQGSLPVVIICDMIDIDKEGSEGGSCINRRALLHRLVRGSLNNVRFSDFSSLIEGFGFTLSRVSGSHHVFSHPDLPEQINLQEVDNEAKPYQIRQFLSLAERYNLTLKE
- the msrB gene encoding peptide-methionine (R)-S-oxide reductase MsrB; the encoded protein is MNSSKAIFAGGCFWCMEAAFKDLPGVERVVSGYTGGTGANPTYEEVSSGRTGHFEAVEITYDPSRISYGELLNEFWRHIDPTDGGGQFADRGPQYRTAIFYASEEQRTRAEESKKGLEKSGIFSRPVATELLKAAPFYPAEEYHQQYTSRQPLRYKLYREASGREQFIREHWKGKSCPIPGLSPSGEKMESPVPGDEALRQKLTPLQYRVTRENGTEQPFHNEHWNNHEEGIYVDLISGEPLFSSTDKYDSGTGWPSFTKPLDRGALVEKVERGSFLERTEVRSRKADSHLGHVFDDGPLPTGQRYCMNSAALRFIPRKDLEKEGYGRYIELFEKKPSP
- a CDS encoding tetratricopeptide repeat protein, with product MHNKDFPLSEEGHYPLLHENGSAPTGSIPVSWRRARCPAAQKDTGLHAILSMEVLTMAAVDPLSGFHGVRLSPDAVIAKYQCLDLPMSLLFGKTRKTMPLKPSDVLSLAEAYREKKEYLLAEELLRGLVDGRERSSALFSLGLCCHGRERHGEAARWYGEYLAQSPGDSFLKALAQGNLADACCALGLYEEAEPLFRESLAALKAMFSQAYPSCPYYHMLRNYAGLLEKTGRKEEAAQVQSEADAEEELFWNIWVRCT
- a CDS encoding macro domain-containing protein, with the protein product MEIGDTPSFDKVTKSEQCLYLSLLNLGPDAAWTLDLLEEAMALSPDPDRELETLFNEGWRHELVAGTAMLLCGATSASLESLWTAFDRGSWVSPQLSVIASVRDPGFIDKARRRLLTRCPIERGDRHSMAPLEAYVVHGPEGDRERSPKNFGALFERLWQLPEEREWLLSRFTCADVLRELFKNRDGETYAREWAQTMSTLRPLVSPPREEDIQELMTPWITPEAIRESRIPEEVFRCLLEYYDAHRVALKWLLKGREKIKLELQRDLSLRIGKELIPEPYGLKLFSHLADYPPRRAAKFRQEGPSLAIERHERITLTGDRLPGVDADLIAYGAKDTGEMGGGAANAILVAAGEEVLDALREGLAKSGREVGTAVVTDSFKIADNCGPQWISHIVSIKKHTPRGAWCPEPERLAGGVRKTMEEAERLNLFRVAFASLGTGEGRVPPKTAARLMIDTVRQYFSEHPENLLQVMFCLPTTRDYEAFEKHLHQARRH
- a CDS encoding pyridoxamine 5'-phosphate oxidase family protein; translation: MTLKDYLSTKRGIGVLATVDKDGKPDLAYYAQPFYMGDETIAFIMADRLTHKNTGENPHAAYLFYERDAHFKGRRFFLTKLKEETDKDKMYELMKERDSKMAEEYKEAAKFLVYFHVDKVLDIFGDCKDQECF
- a CDS encoding 4Fe-4S binding protein, whose amino-acid sequence is MMIEKPDGVKAAVFFLVIVFAVVFLSSLSARLMGGKTEEMKEQKPLSIMESMTIEEFGKVNGLSKEVLKEVFGITVKEDLQKTIGATGIPKEEVLSKITREGALHEEFESKNWVLIPIKFALWFGFLTMVFVFMRKGLITPKIRRIFYFVAVAVFGVILGSDPSPMGTVKDAVVLLGTKGVIFPPRLIALSLFLVTVFLANKFICSWGCQFGTLQDAVFRLNRKDNDRTGLFFQIKLPFVVTNTIRIATFCALAIGAFAWGFDIIGAVDPFKIYKPSVVAFHGWIFIGAILIAGLFIYRPWCHLFCPFGLVGWLVEKISIFKIHVDYDTCIACEACAKACPSSVMEAILKRERTIPDCFSCATCIGVCPTHSISLKSGKRMVPPEGKFKTDVAEAGGSRNADSS